A stretch of Planctomycetota bacterium DNA encodes these proteins:
- the cheB gene encoding chemotaxis-specific protein-glutamate methyltransferase CheB → MRIAIVNDVRAACEALRRIVEGRTGHEVAWTAVDGVEAVAMARRDRPDLILMDLLMPHLDGVQATRQIMAAAPCAILIVTATVSGNISLVYEAMGHGALDAVDTPVLGPDGEQGADALVDKITMIAKLVGVATETRRPARPAPTAAVPPQLLVIGASTGGPKAVSDLLAPLPRDWNTAVVIVQHVDVAFAPGLAKWLSERTGRPVRVVETGQSPVAGDVLVAGTNDHLVLTAGRFLEYRQEPHDVFFRPSVDVFFDSVAANWPRTGVAVLLTGMGRDGARGLLRLKERGWYTIAQDEATSVVWSMPKAAIDLHAQCDVLPIGQIARAVIPRLSS, encoded by the coding sequence GTGCGCATCGCCATCGTCAACGACGTCCGGGCCGCCTGCGAGGCCCTGCGGCGGATCGTCGAGGGTCGGACCGGTCACGAGGTCGCCTGGACGGCCGTCGATGGTGTCGAGGCGGTCGCGATGGCCCGCCGCGACCGCCCCGACCTGATCCTCATGGACCTGCTGATGCCGCACCTCGACGGGGTGCAGGCGACGCGGCAGATCATGGCGGCCGCGCCGTGTGCGATCCTGATCGTCACCGCCACCGTGAGCGGCAACATCTCGCTGGTCTACGAGGCGATGGGCCATGGGGCCCTCGACGCGGTCGACACGCCGGTGCTCGGCCCCGACGGCGAGCAGGGTGCCGATGCACTGGTCGACAAGATCACGATGATCGCCAAGCTGGTCGGTGTCGCCACCGAGACGCGCCGCCCGGCTCGCCCCGCCCCCACCGCCGCCGTGCCACCGCAGCTGCTGGTCATCGGCGCCTCGACCGGGGGCCCGAAAGCGGTGTCCGACCTGCTGGCGCCGCTGCCGCGTGACTGGAACACGGCCGTGGTGATCGTCCAGCACGTCGACGTGGCCTTCGCCCCGGGGCTGGCGAAGTGGCTCTCCGAACGGACGGGAAGACCGGTGCGGGTGGTCGAAACGGGCCAGTCCCCGGTCGCCGGCGACGTGCTCGTGGCCGGGACCAACGACCACCTCGTGCTTACGGCGGGCCGGTTTCTCGAGTACCGCCAGGAACCCCACGACGTATTTTTCAGGCCAAGCGTCGACGTGTTCTTCGACAGCGTCGCCGCCAACTGGCCGCGGACCGGCGTGGCGGTGCTGCTGACCGGCATGGGAAGGGACGGGGCCCGCGGCCTGCTCCGCCTCAAGGAGCGGGGCTGGTACACGATTGCCCAGGACGAGGCGACGAGCGTCGTCTGGAGCATGCCCAAGGCGGCGATCGACCTCCACGCCCAGTGCGACGTCCTGCCGATCGGGCAGATCGCCCGGGCGGTGATTCCGCGCCTGTCGTCCTGA
- a CDS encoding hybrid sensor histidine kinase/response regulator, translated as MLELFRLEAESQTSVLSAGVLAVESPDRSPRLVESLMRAAHSLKGAARIVGLDPAVRVAHALEDCFVAAGVGTLRVGPEHVDALLEGIDFLSAIAAADDALAPDGPWSRRADTVVARLTSLGSTTAPAPALVPAAAPPPLVPDTAVAVPWHAVALPPDPVTIAASETMLEPVDRVVRVSADSLTRLVGLAGESLVETRQLRPFVDSVLSLRAAQVDLCDTVAALEDRVTVDRSGPASPLPAMVERLRARCEETLVAINRHLEDFESFARRNEDLSGRLHHEVIVSRMRPLADGLRGIPRLVRDLSRTLGKQVRLEVRGEQTGVDRDILDKLEAPLTHLLRNALDHGIEPVTDRIAAGKPAAGTILLEARHRAGMLQIVLSDDGRGVDIERLRSRAVERDLVARQVAERLSEAEILEFLFLPGFSTKELVTELSGRGVGLDVVQSMVKGVGGTVRVASQPGRRTVFTLQLPITMSVIRALLVDIGGEPYAFPLTRIDRILLCGHADVRTIEGRQYFDHDGGSIGLVVAAQILDVDGGEAPGDPMPVVVISDRGQRFGLVVNAILGERDLEVRPLDPRLGKVPDISSASLLENGDPVLIVDVEDLVLSIDNVLMGRRLSRLEFERIAQQTRRSKRILVVDDSITVRELERQLLQSRGFTVDVAVDGMDAWNAIRGGDYDLVVTDVDMPRMDGVGLVTLLKNDPLRRHIPVVIVSYKDREEDRLRGLDAGANRYLTKSSFHDETFLHTVIDLVGEPA; from the coding sequence ATGCTGGAGCTGTTCCGCCTCGAGGCGGAGAGCCAGACGTCCGTCCTGTCCGCCGGTGTGCTGGCCGTCGAATCCCCGGACCGCTCGCCGCGTCTCGTGGAGTCGCTGATGCGCGCCGCCCACTCGCTCAAGGGCGCGGCGCGGATCGTGGGTCTCGATCCAGCCGTCCGGGTGGCCCACGCGCTGGAGGATTGCTTCGTGGCCGCCGGTGTCGGCACGCTGCGCGTCGGCCCGGAACACGTCGACGCCCTTCTCGAGGGCATCGATTTCCTGTCGGCGATCGCTGCCGCCGACGACGCCCTCGCTCCCGACGGACCGTGGAGCCGACGCGCCGACACCGTCGTCGCTCGGCTGACGTCGTTGGGCAGCACCACCGCACCGGCCCCCGCCCTCGTTCCGGCCGCAGCACCGCCGCCCCTCGTGCCCGACACCGCGGTGGCGGTCCCCTGGCACGCCGTCGCGTTGCCGCCCGATCCGGTCACGATCGCCGCCAGTGAAACGATGCTCGAGCCGGTCGACCGGGTCGTCCGTGTCTCGGCCGACAGCCTGACGCGGCTGGTCGGTCTCGCCGGCGAGTCGCTGGTGGAGACGCGGCAGTTGCGCCCGTTCGTCGACTCGGTGCTCTCGCTCCGGGCTGCCCAGGTCGATCTGTGCGACACCGTGGCGGCCCTCGAGGACCGGGTGACCGTCGACCGCTCGGGCCCCGCCTCCCCGCTGCCGGCGATGGTGGAGCGGCTCCGGGCGCGGTGCGAGGAGACACTGGTCGCGATCAATCGCCATCTCGAGGACTTCGAGAGCTTCGCCCGCCGCAACGAAGACCTCTCCGGCCGGCTGCACCACGAGGTGATCGTCAGCCGGATGCGCCCGCTCGCCGACGGTCTGCGCGGCATCCCGCGCCTCGTCCGTGACCTGTCGCGGACGCTCGGCAAGCAGGTCCGGCTCGAGGTCCGCGGCGAGCAGACGGGGGTCGACCGCGACATCCTCGACAAACTCGAGGCTCCCCTCACCCATCTGCTCCGCAACGCCCTCGACCACGGCATCGAACCGGTCACGGACCGCATCGCCGCCGGCAAGCCGGCCGCGGGAACGATTCTCCTCGAAGCCCGGCACCGCGCCGGGATGCTGCAGATCGTCCTCTCCGACGACGGACGTGGTGTCGACATCGAACGCCTCCGGTCGCGGGCCGTCGAACGCGATCTCGTCGCCCGGCAGGTGGCGGAGCGGCTCTCCGAGGCCGAGATCCTCGAGTTCCTCTTCCTCCCCGGCTTCTCGACGAAGGAACTGGTGACGGAACTCTCCGGCCGGGGTGTCGGCCTCGACGTGGTCCAGAGCATGGTCAAGGGCGTCGGCGGGACCGTGCGCGTCGCCAGCCAGCCGGGGCGACGGACCGTGTTCACCCTCCAGCTGCCGATCACGATGTCGGTGATCCGCGCGTTGCTGGTCGACATCGGCGGCGAGCCCTACGCCTTTCCGCTGACGCGGATCGACCGCATCCTGCTCTGCGGGCATGCCGATGTCCGCACGATCGAGGGCCGGCAGTACTTCGACCACGACGGCGGCTCGATCGGGCTGGTGGTGGCGGCACAGATCCTCGACGTCGACGGCGGGGAAGCCCCCGGTGATCCGATGCCGGTGGTGGTGATCAGCGATCGCGGCCAGCGCTTCGGGCTGGTTGTCAACGCGATCCTCGGCGAACGCGACCTGGAGGTCCGTCCTCTCGATCCGCGGCTCGGCAAGGTGCCCGACATCAGCAGCGCGTCGCTGCTGGAGAACGGGGATCCTGTCCTGATCGTCGACGTCGAGGATCTCGTCCTGTCGATCGACAACGTGCTGATGGGCCGCCGGCTGTCGCGGCTGGAGTTCGAGCGGATCGCGCAGCAGACCAGACGCTCCAAACGGATCCTCGTCGTGGACGACTCGATCACCGTCCGTGAACTGGAGAGACAACTCCTCCAATCGCGGGGCTTCACCGTCGACGTCGCCGTCGACGGGATGGACGCCTGGAACGCGATCCGGGGGGGCGACTACGATCTGGTGGTGACCGATGTCGACATGCCCCGGATGGACGGCGTCGGCCTCGTGACCCTGCTCAAGAACGATCCGCTCCGGCGCCACATCCCGGTCGTCATCGTCTCCTACAAGGATCGCGAGGAAGACCGGCTCCGCGGCCTCGATGCGGGGGCCAACCGCTACCTGACCAAGAGCAGCTTCCACGACGAGACGTTCCTCCACACCGTCATCGACCTGGTGGGCGAACCGGCCTGA
- a CDS encoding chemotaxis protein has product MTPDGGPRAFPIAGQPPPAIKTIPPPDCWRTIGVSGDRSCAELETFIHCRNCPVLAEAARTFFDRPAPDGYLENWTAILDAPEAPATTAATSMLLFRLGQEWFALPAEVLVEVTSLRPLHRVPHRGAGVLEGLVNIRGQLRLCVSLRGILGLADLRATASGGDGAPGPPARLLVVESRAGAAEMWVFAVDQVAGVQRVERGALRSVPSTVSQSAARYSQTLFDWQGQAVGVLDDERLFADLRGMMAS; this is encoded by the coding sequence ATGACCCCCGACGGCGGACCGCGTGCGTTTCCCATCGCCGGGCAGCCCCCGCCGGCGATCAAGACGATCCCCCCGCCCGATTGCTGGCGGACCATCGGCGTTTCGGGGGACCGCAGTTGCGCCGAGCTGGAGACCTTCATCCATTGCCGGAATTGCCCGGTCCTCGCCGAGGCGGCGCGCACGTTCTTCGACCGCCCCGCTCCGGACGGGTATCTGGAGAACTGGACAGCGATCCTCGACGCGCCCGAGGCCCCCGCCACCACCGCGGCCACGAGCATGCTCCTGTTCCGCCTCGGCCAGGAGTGGTTCGCGCTGCCGGCGGAGGTGCTCGTCGAAGTCACGTCGCTCCGCCCGCTCCACCGCGTCCCCCACCGCGGCGCGGGGGTGCTCGAGGGCCTGGTCAACATCCGCGGCCAGCTCCGGTTGTGCGTCTCGCTCCGTGGGATCCTCGGCCTCGCCGATCTGCGGGCGACCGCCTCGGGAGGTGACGGGGCCCCCGGACCGCCGGCGCGGCTCCTGGTCGTCGAATCCCGTGCCGGAGCTGCCGAAATGTGGGTCTTCGCCGTCGACCAGGTGGCCGGGGTACAGCGCGTCGAGCGCGGGGCACTGCGGTCGGTGCCGTCGACGGTGAGCCAGTCGGCAGCCCGCTATTCCCAGACGCTGTTCGATTGGCAAGGGCAGGCGGTCGGGGTCCTCGACGACGAGCGATTGTTCGCCGATCTGCGCGGCATGATGGCGAGCTAG
- a CDS encoding chemotaxis protein, which produces MTPVEPVDETTAEALLRRWIGLDPGTVGPAAIRRAVRKRMAVLAETDVERYAARATVDPLERDLLVEEVVVAESWFFRDPQVYGFVRRFICDRVANRDRQAVRVLSVPCAAGEEPYSLAMTLLDAGLEPGTFVIDASDVSRSALERARAGRYTANAFRTNDLAFRDRWFRTEQGSSVIDPTVQDAVRFSWGNLLDESFTATALAAGRAPYDVIFCRNLLIYLTPAARVEAERAIDALLRPDGLLVLGAAEPPIMKGAWVPAGEGSVFALRRGVDGFASIGRTARRRPRAESLPGTRPGSPPVRPSEAPAGDAATRTPSAQAGPTVPRPSVGPGPRSATASAAALHLAIRCANELANQGRLSEALEVCAEHQRSAGPTPDIYFLMGMIHQSAADHDAAQDCFHKTLYLDGAHADACLALALLAGQRGDARLAELYRRAATRVVARRGDLR; this is translated from the coding sequence ATGACGCCCGTCGAACCTGTCGACGAGACGACGGCCGAGGCGTTGCTGCGGCGCTGGATCGGCCTCGACCCGGGCACGGTCGGTCCGGCGGCGATTCGCCGCGCCGTCCGCAAACGGATGGCGGTCCTCGCCGAAACCGATGTCGAGCGCTACGCCGCGCGGGCCACCGTCGACCCCCTCGAACGGGATCTGCTGGTCGAGGAAGTCGTCGTCGCCGAGAGTTGGTTCTTCCGCGATCCCCAGGTCTACGGCTTCGTGCGCCGCTTCATCTGCGACCGCGTCGCGAATCGAGACCGGCAGGCGGTCCGGGTGCTGAGCGTGCCCTGCGCCGCCGGCGAGGAACCGTATTCGCTCGCGATGACGCTCCTCGACGCCGGGCTGGAGCCGGGGACGTTCGTCATCGACGCCTCCGACGTCAGCCGGTCCGCGCTCGAGCGGGCCCGCGCCGGCCGCTACACCGCCAACGCGTTCCGGACGAACGACCTCGCCTTCCGCGACCGGTGGTTCCGCACGGAACAGGGCTCTTCGGTGATCGATCCGACGGTTCAAGACGCCGTCCGCTTCTCCTGGGGAAACCTCCTCGACGAGTCGTTCACGGCGACGGCGTTGGCTGCGGGGCGTGCGCCCTACGACGTGATCTTCTGTCGCAATCTGCTCATCTACCTCACTCCCGCCGCACGGGTAGAGGCCGAACGGGCCATCGACGCGCTCCTCCGGCCCGACGGACTTCTCGTCCTCGGTGCTGCCGAACCACCGATCATGAAGGGGGCCTGGGTTCCGGCCGGCGAGGGCTCGGTGTTCGCCTTGCGGCGCGGTGTCGACGGCTTCGCGTCGATCGGCCGGACGGCACGGCGCAGACCGCGCGCCGAGTCGCTGCCCGGTACTCGACCGGGTAGCCCACCCGTGCGCCCCTCCGAGGCACCGGCCGGCGATGCCGCGACGCGGACGCCCTCGGCGCAGGCCGGGCCCACCGTGCCGCGGCCGTCCGTCGGGCCGGGCCCGCGCAGCGCGACGGCATCCGCGGCCGCTTTGCACCTGGCGATCCGGTGCGCCAACGAACTGGCCAATCAAGGGCGGCTGAGCGAGGCGCTCGAGGTCTGCGCCGAACACCAGCGTTCCGCCGGACCGACCCCGGACATCTATTTCCTGATGGGGATGATCCACCAGTCCGCGGCCGATCACGACGCCGCCCAGGACTGCTTCCACAAGACCCTGTACCTCGACGGCGCGCACGCCGACGCCTGCCTCGCCCTGGCCCTGCTCGCCGGACAGCGCGGCGACGCGCGGCTGGCGGAGCTGTACCGCCGTGCCGCCACCCGTGTCGTCGCCCGCCGGGGGGACCTGCGATGA
- a CDS encoding methyl-accepting chemotaxis protein, with amino-acid sequence MPRSIAGRLLFWFLVIALIPCAILTATTARIATRALENSVRRNLVQIAGAKANELESFSAERLRDGATLGRSPDVARAIHALAAGDRPRAGTEPAIDRALKSYLDYAARTLGYSQLLLVDRDGTVLYSLDDSVPTGTMLEEGQLAGSELAAGFRLSSSLLAPELCRFQAYGPAQRQLAFVTSPVLDDGRLIGVVALGLGPDPLWRMLDDWSGLGETGEIMAAMRVGDDILVTTPLRHAPDAAFRLRLPLDSPRGQAVLRATRGERDDGPGVDYRGEAVAAAWCYLPSLRWGMLVKQDAREALSLVNFQRATIIWLSLATIVGVTLAAFVVARTISTPIRTAVGVARQVAGGDLRANVGNGSDDETGALLAAIQTMTNDLRGLIGRIQKSSVALISTATAIQATSTEQQQVISDYGASTSEAVAAVKQISVTSQELVRTMTEVNDMAAHTGDMAAEGRVNLAGMGATMRHLADSTLSFNAKLAVISERAANINLAVTTITKVADQTNLLSINAAIEAEKAGELGLGFLVVAREIRRLADQTAVASLDIERMVKEMQNSVSAGVMEMDKFTDQVRSGVREIGEVSAKLADIISAVQGITGRFGQVTEGMRAQSQGAEQIREAMMRLAEGAARTAESLTDFNSATIHLREAVGDLKEEVSRFTI; translated from the coding sequence ATGCCCCGGTCGATCGCCGGGAGGTTGTTGTTCTGGTTCCTGGTGATCGCCCTCATCCCCTGCGCGATCCTCACAGCCACCACGGCCCGGATCGCGACCCGGGCGCTCGAGAACTCGGTGCGCCGGAACCTGGTGCAGATCGCCGGTGCCAAGGCCAACGAACTGGAATCGTTTTCCGCCGAGCGGCTGCGCGACGGGGCGACGCTCGGGCGGTCTCCCGACGTCGCCCGTGCGATTCACGCGCTGGCGGCCGGCGACCGTCCCCGGGCCGGCACGGAACCGGCCATCGACCGGGCGCTGAAGTCGTATCTCGATTACGCCGCCCGCACCCTGGGTTACTCACAACTGCTCCTCGTCGACCGCGACGGCACGGTGCTGTACTCGCTCGACGACTCGGTGCCGACCGGCACCATGCTCGAGGAAGGGCAGCTGGCCGGTTCGGAACTCGCGGCCGGGTTCCGCCTGTCATCGTCGCTCCTGGCACCGGAGTTGTGCCGTTTCCAGGCGTATGGCCCCGCCCAGCGACAACTGGCATTCGTCACCAGCCCGGTCCTCGACGACGGGCGGCTGATCGGTGTGGTCGCTCTGGGACTGGGACCGGACCCGCTATGGCGCATGCTCGACGACTGGAGCGGTCTCGGCGAGACGGGCGAAATCATGGCGGCGATGCGCGTCGGTGACGACATCCTCGTGACCACTCCGTTGCGGCATGCCCCCGACGCGGCCTTCCGCCTGCGGCTCCCGCTCGACAGCCCGCGCGGACAGGCGGTCCTGCGGGCGACGCGCGGCGAGCGCGACGACGGTCCCGGGGTCGATTACCGGGGCGAGGCCGTGGCCGCGGCCTGGTGCTACCTGCCGAGCCTCCGGTGGGGGATGCTCGTCAAGCAGGACGCCCGGGAGGCGCTGTCGCTGGTCAACTTCCAGCGCGCGACGATCATCTGGTTGTCGCTGGCGACGATCGTCGGGGTGACGCTCGCCGCGTTCGTCGTGGCCCGGACGATCTCGACCCCGATCCGGACCGCCGTGGGGGTGGCACGGCAGGTCGCCGGTGGCGACCTGAGGGCCAACGTCGGCAACGGCTCCGACGACGAGACGGGGGCGCTGCTGGCCGCGATCCAGACGATGACCAACGACCTCCGCGGCCTCATCGGCCGGATCCAAAAGTCGTCGGTGGCGCTGATCTCGACCGCCACCGCGATCCAGGCGACGAGCACCGAGCAGCAACAAGTGATCAGCGACTACGGCGCTTCGACGAGCGAGGCCGTCGCCGCGGTCAAGCAGATCTCGGTGACCAGCCAGGAGCTGGTCCGGACGATGACCGAGGTCAACGACATGGCGGCCCACACCGGCGACATGGCGGCCGAGGGCCGGGTCAATCTCGCCGGCATGGGGGCGACGATGCGACACCTCGCCGACAGCACGCTGTCGTTCAACGCGAAACTGGCGGTGATCAGCGAACGGGCCGCCAACATCAACTTGGCGGTGACGACGATCACCAAAGTCGCCGACCAGACGAACCTGCTTTCGATCAACGCCGCGATCGAGGCCGAAAAGGCCGGGGAACTCGGGCTCGGGTTCCTCGTCGTCGCCCGCGAGATCCGCCGGCTCGCCGACCAGACCGCGGTCGCGTCGCTGGACATCGAACGGATGGTCAAGGAGATGCAGAACAGCGTCTCCGCCGGCGTCATGGAGATGGACAAGTTCACCGACCAGGTGCGCAGCGGCGTCCGCGAGATCGGCGAGGTGTCGGCGAAACTCGCCGACATCATCTCCGCCGTCCAGGGAATCACCGGCCGGTTCGGTCAGGTCACCGAGGGGATGCGCGCCCAGTCCCAGGGTGCCGAGCAGATCCGCGAGGCGATGATGCGCCTCGCCGAGGGGGCCGCGCGGACGGCCGAATCACTCACCGACTTCAACAGCGCCACGATCCATCTCCGCGAGGCGGTGGGCGACCTCAAAGAGGAGGTTTCGCGGTTCACGATCTGA
- a CDS encoding sigma-54-dependent Fis family transcriptional regulator, whose translation MNSSPLPSSAATPSDRSAQRKASASSSFLERIVGISPWAQQVRRAIEMVAGHQSSVLVLGPSGTGKELIARAVHACSKRSNKPFIPVDCAATTGQLFASHMFGHLKGSFTGATASTLGCFRAADGGTIFLDEMGEMELELQAKLLRVLQQRTVVPVGSHQEIAVDVRVVAATNRDLSKEVAEGRFREDLFYRLNVVTIRTIPLRERPEDIPVLAVRYLAELAARHGMPLFGLSPAAIDALQSYSWPGNVRELENVLERAVMFSSGDEIEPDALTGFMMSGGPIQVGGAFVSLAGAEATVPGATSDVSGLVKAATQGVLAATGLPGVYRVAPEVQSPGVGVARAPAEPSSEPRPIPGGDWPTLADVERMHLEKTLAATLNNKSLAAKLLGIDRSVLRRKLQRHGLEPGSSDGPVDAGRDD comes from the coding sequence ATGAACTCGTCGCCTCTGCCATCCAGCGCCGCCACGCCGAGTGATCGCTCGGCGCAGCGGAAGGCCTCTGCATCCAGTTCGTTCCTCGAGCGGATCGTCGGGATCTCGCCGTGGGCTCAGCAGGTCCGGCGGGCGATCGAGATGGTGGCCGGCCATCAGTCGAGCGTGTTGGTTCTCGGCCCCAGCGGCACGGGCAAGGAATTGATCGCCCGCGCCGTTCACGCGTGCAGCAAGCGGTCGAACAAGCCGTTCATCCCGGTCGATTGTGCAGCGACGACGGGCCAGTTGTTCGCCAGCCACATGTTCGGCCACCTCAAGGGTTCCTTCACCGGGGCGACCGCTTCGACGCTCGGTTGTTTCCGGGCTGCTGACGGCGGCACCATCTTCCTCGACGAAATGGGGGAGATGGAGTTGGAGTTGCAGGCGAAACTGCTGCGTGTGCTCCAGCAACGAACGGTCGTGCCCGTCGGCAGCCACCAGGAAATCGCCGTCGATGTCCGGGTCGTCGCCGCCACCAACCGTGATCTCTCGAAGGAGGTCGCCGAGGGGCGGTTCCGCGAGGACCTTTTCTACCGCCTCAACGTCGTCACCATCCGCACGATCCCCCTTCGCGAACGGCCTGAGGACATCCCGGTTCTCGCCGTTCGCTACTTGGCGGAGCTCGCCGCCCGGCACGGCATGCCGTTGTTTGGCTTGTCGCCGGCGGCGATCGACGCCCTGCAGTCCTACTCGTGGCCGGGCAACGTCCGGGAACTGGAAAACGTCCTCGAGCGGGCGGTGATGTTCTCGTCCGGCGACGAGATCGAACCCGATGCCCTGACGGGGTTCATGATGTCCGGTGGGCCGATCCAGGTCGGAGGGGCTTTCGTCAGCCTCGCCGGCGCCGAGGCGACGGTTCCGGGCGCGACCAGCGATGTTTCCGGGTTGGTGAAGGCCGCCACCCAGGGGGTTCTCGCGGCGACGGGGCTCCCCGGCGTGTACCGCGTCGCTCCGGAGGTGCAGTCGCCCGGCGTGGGTGTCGCGCGGGCTCCCGCCGAGCCGTCGAGTGAGCCGCGGCCGATTCCGGGAGGCGACTGGCCGACCCTGGCCGACGTCGAGCGGATGCACCTCGAGAAGACCCTCGCCGCGACCCTCAACAACAAGTCGCTGGCGGCGAAGTTGTTGGGAATCGATCGGTCCGTGCTCCGCCGCAAGTTGCAGCGGCATGGTCTCGAACCGGGAAGCTCCGATGGACCGGTCGACGCAGGGCGTGACGACTGA
- the lpxA gene encoding acyl-ACP--UDP-N-acetylglucosamine O-acyltransferase, with amino-acid sequence MAALYHPRGTTVSIHPLAVVSPDAILGAGVTVGPFAVIEGGVVLGEHCAVGSGAVIKSGVTAGSDNEFHEHVVIGGAPQHVARPAHVGGVRIGHRNVFREHSTVHRALHADGHTSIGDGNYLMVGVHVGHDTVIGDNCIFANAALLGGHVTVEDRAFVSGAVAVHQFCRIGRLAMVGGHARVTQDVPPYMLIDGQTGCVVGLNVVGLRRGGYTGAMITELKAAYRIIYRRGIPWAEVLEALALEFPSGPVVHLQAFLSNGKRGFAQERRGPPGVTLRIRTPETDPESAHAHARAG; translated from the coding sequence TTGGCCGCCCTTTACCACCCTCGGGGGACGACCGTGAGCATCCACCCGCTGGCAGTCGTCAGTCCGGACGCCATTCTCGGCGCGGGCGTCACTGTCGGCCCGTTCGCGGTGATCGAGGGCGGGGTCGTCCTCGGAGAACACTGCGCCGTCGGATCCGGGGCGGTGATCAAATCCGGCGTCACCGCCGGATCGGACAACGAGTTCCACGAGCACGTGGTGATCGGCGGCGCTCCTCAGCATGTCGCCCGCCCGGCGCATGTCGGCGGCGTCCGTATCGGACACCGCAACGTGTTTCGCGAGCATTCCACGGTCCACCGGGCGCTCCACGCCGACGGCCACACGTCGATCGGCGACGGCAATTATCTGATGGTCGGCGTTCACGTCGGCCACGACACGGTCATCGGGGACAACTGCATATTCGCCAATGCGGCGCTGCTCGGTGGACACGTCACGGTCGAGGATCGGGCGTTCGTGTCAGGCGCCGTGGCCGTCCATCAGTTTTGCCGTATCGGACGACTGGCGATGGTCGGTGGCCATGCCCGCGTCACCCAGGACGTGCCTCCCTACATGCTCATCGACGGCCAGACTGGATGCGTCGTCGGGCTCAACGTCGTCGGTCTGCGGCGCGGCGGATACACGGGCGCCATGATCACCGAACTGAAGGCCGCTTACCGAATCATCTATCGCCGCGGCATCCCGTGGGCCGAGGTCCTCGAGGCGCTCGCGCTGGAGTTTCCATCGGGACCGGTCGTGCACCTGCAGGCATTCCTGTCGAACGGAAAACGCGGGTTCGCTCAGGAGCGGCGCGGTCCTCCCGGAGTGACTCTGCGGATCCGCACTCCAGAGACCGACCCCGAGAGCGCCCACGCTCACGCGCGAGCGGGCTGA